One Fontisphaera persica DNA window includes the following coding sequences:
- a CDS encoding aspartate kinase translates to MALIVQKYGGTSVGNTERIKNVARRVAEYHARGDKLVVVVSAMSGVTDSLIKLAKEIMPLPSEREMDVLLATGEQTTIALTAMALHALGVKAVSLTGAQAGIVTDGLHTKAKIMNITPKKVHALLNEGHVVIVAGFQGETPDGQITTLGRGGSDLTAIALAAALKADLCQIYTDVDGVYTCDPRIVPEARKLTEIAYDELMELAGAGAKVMQLRSVEFAKKFGVVFEVRSSMNDNPGTIVKEETKSMEGVVIRGVALDKNQAKITVVGVPDRPGMAARLFKALAEAAINVDMIVQNISHGTQTTDLSFTVDKAELLKARKVIDGLKNEVGFKDVLADEKIGKLSIVGVGMRSHSGVAARMFDTLAREGVNIAMISTSEIKISVVIDLDCAERATRAVHAAFLGA, encoded by the coding sequence ATGGCGCTAATCGTTCAAAAATACGGTGGCACCTCGGTGGGCAACACGGAACGCATCAAGAATGTGGCCCGCCGGGTGGCGGAATATCATGCCCGGGGTGACAAACTGGTGGTGGTGGTCTCCGCGATGAGCGGCGTGACCGACAGCCTCATCAAACTGGCCAAGGAAATCATGCCCCTGCCCAGCGAGCGCGAGATGGATGTGCTGCTGGCCACGGGCGAGCAAACCACCATTGCGCTGACCGCCATGGCCCTGCATGCGCTGGGCGTCAAAGCCGTCTCGCTGACCGGCGCACAGGCGGGCATTGTGACCGACGGCCTGCACACCAAGGCCAAAATCATGAACATCACCCCTAAAAAGGTGCATGCGCTGCTAAACGAGGGCCATGTGGTCATTGTGGCCGGTTTCCAGGGCGAAACGCCGGACGGCCAGATTACCACCCTGGGCCGCGGCGGCTCCGATTTGACAGCGATTGCGCTCGCCGCCGCCCTCAAGGCCGACCTTTGCCAGATTTACACTGATGTGGACGGGGTGTACACCTGCGACCCCCGCATTGTCCCCGAGGCGCGCAAGCTCACCGAGATTGCCTATGACGAATTGATGGAGCTGGCCGGCGCCGGCGCCAAGGTCATGCAACTGCGCTCGGTGGAATTTGCCAAAAAATTTGGTGTGGTGTTTGAAGTCCGCTCCAGCATGAACGACAACCCCGGAACGATTGTGAAAGAGGAAACCAAAAGCATGGAAGGCGTCGTCATTCGCGGCGTCGCGCTCGACAAAAACCAGGCCAAAATCACCGTGGTGGGTGTGCCGGACCGGCCGGGCATGGCGGCGCGGCTGTTCAAGGCGCTGGCCGAGGCCGCCATCAACGTGGACATGATTGTGCAAAACATCAGCCACGGCACCCAGACCACCGACTTGTCCTTCACGGTGGACAAGGCCGAACTGCTGAAGGCCCGCAAGGTGATTGATGGTTTGAAAAACGAGGTGGGCTTCAAGGACGTGCTGGCCGACGAAAAAATTGGCAAGCTCTCCATCGTGGGCGTGGGCATGCGCAGCCATTCCGGCGTGGCCGCCCGGATGTTTGACACGCTGGCGCGCGAGGGCGTGAACATCGCCATGATTTCCACCAGCGAAATTAAAATTTCGGTGGTGATTGACCTGGATTGCGCCGAGCGCGCCACCCGGGCCGTGCACGCGGCCTTCCTGGGCGCCTAA
- the cysK gene encoding cysteine synthase A → MGRIYNNIIETVGRTPLVRLNKVTAGLDATILLKCEFFNPLGSVKDRIGVSMIEDAEKKGLITKETTIIEPTSGNTGIALAFVCAAKGYKLILTMPETMSLERRTLLAMLGAKLVLTPGAEGMRGAINRAEQLAKEIPNSWIPMQFENEANPEVHRRTTAREIWEDTDGKVDILVAAVGTGGTITGCVEVIKPLKPSFVAIAVEPKDSPVISQTLAGQPVKPGAHKIQGTGAGFVPKNLHLKDSQGRPQITECITVSNEDAFAMARRLAKEEGLLVGISTGANVWAAIEVAKRPENKGKMIVTIACSTGERYLSTALAEEARRDVGS, encoded by the coding sequence ATGGGTCGTATTTACAACAACATCATTGAAACGGTGGGGCGAACTCCGTTGGTGCGCCTGAACAAAGTGACCGCGGGATTGGACGCGACGATTTTGTTGAAGTGTGAATTTTTTAATCCCCTGGGCAGCGTCAAGGACCGCATTGGGGTCTCCATGATTGAAGATGCGGAAAAGAAGGGGTTGATTACCAAGGAGACCACCATCATTGAACCCACCAGCGGCAACACGGGCATCGCGCTGGCTTTTGTGTGCGCCGCCAAGGGATACAAGCTGATTTTGACCATGCCGGAGACGATGTCATTGGAGCGGCGCACGTTGCTGGCAATGCTGGGGGCCAAGCTGGTGCTCACGCCCGGCGCCGAAGGCATGCGCGGCGCCATCAACCGCGCCGAGCAACTGGCCAAGGAAATCCCCAATTCCTGGATTCCCATGCAGTTTGAAAACGAAGCCAATCCGGAGGTGCATCGCCGTACCACGGCGCGGGAAATCTGGGAAGATACCGATGGGAAGGTGGATATTCTGGTGGCCGCCGTGGGCACAGGCGGGACCATTACCGGCTGCGTGGAAGTCATCAAACCGTTAAAACCAAGTTTTGTGGCCATTGCCGTGGAACCCAAAGATTCGCCGGTCATTTCCCAGACCCTGGCCGGCCAGCCGGTCAAGCCGGGGGCGCACAAGATTCAGGGAACGGGCGCGGGATTTGTGCCCAAGAACCTGCATTTGAAGGACAGTCAGGGGCGTCCGCAGATTACCGAGTGCATCACCGTCAGCAATGAGGACGCTTTTGCCATGGCCCGGCGCCTGGCCAAAGAAGAAGGTTTGCTGGTGGGCATTTCCACGGGCGCCAATGTCTGGGCGGCCATTGAGGTGGCCAAGCGCCCGGAAAACAAGGGCAAGATGATTGTCACCATCGCTTGCTCCACCGGCGAACGGTATCTCAGCACCGCGCTGGCCGAAGAGGCCCGCCGCGACGTGGGTTCCTGA
- a CDS encoding dihydroorotase — MNSLLLAGGRLVDPAQKVDETADLLILEGRVAAWGAPGSLQAPANTPRLDVRGLVVSPGLIDVHVHLREPGQSAKETIATGTRAAAAGGFTTVVCMPNTNPAIDSASAVALVHEKSAREAVVNVLVAGAISKNIAGEELAPIGSLKQAGVVAITDDGHCVQNNELMRRALEYARMFDLPVLDHCQDYSLVTDGVMHEGYWNLVLGLRGWPAAGEELIVQRNILLAELTGAAVHCQHISSAGSVRLLREARRRGVPISGEACPHHFTLTDAAVAGSECFWAEDGQPLAATQGAQLPVWPRYDTHFKMNPPLRTAADREAILEGLADGTLEIIGSDHAPHCDFEKEVEFDFAPFGVTGLETELPLSLMQLYHTGRLRLPDLLAKFTANPARLLRLSTKGSLAVGMDGDVTVIDPDRSWVFRREESASKSRNTPFHGWRLQGRAVMTIVGGQVVWQAPG; from the coding sequence ATGAATTCTTTGCTGCTCGCCGGCGGACGATTGGTGGACCCCGCGCAAAAGGTGGATGAGACGGCTGACTTGCTCATTCTGGAAGGCCGCGTGGCCGCCTGGGGCGCGCCTGGCTCGCTGCAGGCGCCGGCGAACACACCACGGCTGGACGTGCGGGGGCTGGTGGTGAGTCCTGGTTTGATTGATGTGCACGTGCATTTGCGCGAGCCGGGGCAGTCTGCCAAGGAAACCATTGCCACGGGCACGCGCGCAGCGGCCGCCGGCGGCTTCACCACCGTGGTTTGCATGCCCAACACCAACCCGGCCATTGACAGCGCCAGCGCGGTGGCCCTGGTGCATGAGAAATCAGCGCGCGAGGCCGTGGTGAACGTGCTGGTGGCCGGCGCGATTTCCAAGAACATCGCCGGCGAGGAGCTGGCGCCCATTGGTTCGCTGAAACAAGCCGGAGTGGTGGCCATTACCGACGACGGGCATTGCGTGCAAAACAACGAGCTGATGCGCCGGGCGTTGGAATATGCGCGCATGTTTGATTTGCCGGTGCTGGACCATTGCCAGGATTACTCGCTGGTGACCGATGGGGTGATGCACGAGGGGTATTGGAACCTGGTGCTCGGCCTGCGCGGCTGGCCGGCGGCCGGCGAGGAACTTATTGTGCAACGCAACATTTTGCTGGCGGAACTCACCGGCGCGGCCGTCCATTGCCAGCACATCAGCTCGGCGGGCAGTGTGCGGCTCCTGCGTGAGGCGCGCCGCCGCGGCGTGCCCATTTCGGGCGAGGCCTGCCCGCATCATTTCACGCTCACCGACGCCGCGGTGGCGGGCAGTGAATGTTTTTGGGCGGAGGACGGCCAGCCGCTGGCCGCCACCCAGGGCGCGCAGTTGCCGGTGTGGCCGCGATACGACACCCACTTCAAAATGAACCCGCCCTTGCGCACCGCGGCGGACCGCGAGGCGATTCTGGAAGGACTGGCGGACGGCACGCTGGAAATCATCGGCAGTGATCACGCCCCCCACTGCGACTTTGAGAAGGAAGTGGAGTTTGACTTCGCTCCCTTCGGCGTAACCGGCCTGGAAACCGAGCTGCCACTTTCACTCATGCAGCTTTATCACACCGGCCGCCTGCGCTTGCCGGATTTGCTGGCCAAGTTCACGGCGAATCCGGCCCGTTTACTGCGCCTCTCCACCAAGGGCAGCCTGGCGGTGGGCATGGATGGGGACGTGACCGTGATTGACCCGGACCGCTCCTGGGTGTTTCGCCGCGAGGAATCTGCCAGCAAATCCCGCAACACGCCCTTCCACGGCTGGCGGCTGCAGGGACGGGCAGTGATGACGATTGTGGGTGGGCAGGTGGTATGGCAGGCGCCTGGTTGA
- a CDS encoding MBL fold metallo-hydrolase, which translates to MAVRWTILGSGSAGNCAYLEAGNTRLLIDAGLSARQIRLRLAALGRVVESLTGILITHEHSDHTEGLKVLAARHDIPIYCNRFTREAIEAQTGLRLACRLFETGAAFSVGDVEVESFSVPHDAQDPVGFLVRTSSGNVGVLTDLGHVTRLALERMRPANVLLVEANHDVRLLQEDTRRPWATKQRILSRHGHLSNEAAAAMVEALAGENLKHVFLGHLSRDCNRPELAHAAVAQRLELLGARHIQLATASQDTPTPELIF; encoded by the coding sequence GTGGCGGTACGTTGGACCATTTTAGGCAGTGGCTCGGCCGGGAATTGCGCGTATCTCGAAGCCGGCAACACGCGCCTGCTGATTGATGCCGGCCTGAGCGCGCGGCAAATCCGGCTGCGCCTGGCCGCCCTGGGGCGGGTGGTGGAGTCCCTGACCGGCATCCTGATTACCCACGAGCACAGCGACCACACGGAGGGTTTGAAAGTGCTCGCGGCCCGCCATGACATTCCCATTTACTGCAACCGTTTCACCCGCGAAGCCATTGAAGCACAAACCGGCCTCCGGCTGGCCTGCCGGCTGTTTGAGACGGGCGCCGCCTTCAGCGTGGGCGACGTGGAGGTGGAATCGTTCAGTGTGCCGCACGATGCCCAGGACCCGGTGGGTTTCCTGGTGCGCACCTCTTCCGGCAATGTGGGCGTGCTCACCGATTTGGGGCACGTCACCCGCCTGGCGCTGGAGCGGATGCGGCCAGCCAACGTCCTTTTGGTTGAGGCCAACCACGATGTGCGGCTGTTGCAGGAGGATACGCGCCGGCCGTGGGCCACCAAACAGCGCATCCTCAGCCGGCATGGCCATCTCTCCAACGAGGCGGCGGCGGCCATGGTGGAGGCGCTGGCGGGGGAAAACCTGAAACACGTTTTTCTGGGACACCTGAGCCGTGATTGCAACCGGCCGGAGCTGGCGCATGCCGCGGTGGCGCAGCGCCTTGAATTGCTGGGCGCCAGGCATATTCAACTGGCCACCGCTTCCCAGGACACGCCCACACCCGAGCTGATTTTTTAA
- a CDS encoding ABC transporter permease yields MADGLPMPKVTWLQRLARYAALYAAMWRNSLIREMGFKTNFLLWIVVELLWFALQITFFLVLYTHTEAIGTWTRWQVVMLVGASHFIQQVFTALFLNNCVQLSEHVRTGRLDFLLLLPVNTRFVVSLRHVDLGSFVNAATAVVVMGYAARQLGLSPTVAELAGFGVLLVAGILIHYSLMYMLACISFWTVRAQGIVWSYYNLFNLARFPDEAFRGLFKVAFTYALPVLLVVNVPVKMLVDKLRSPWELLLLLGMSLLLLWISEKFWRLSLRHYTSASA; encoded by the coding sequence ATGGCTGACGGACTACCCATGCCCAAAGTGACGTGGCTTCAGCGCCTGGCGCGCTATGCCGCCCTGTACGCAGCGATGTGGCGCAACTCGCTCATTCGCGAGATGGGCTTCAAGACCAACTTCCTGTTGTGGATTGTCGTGGAGCTGCTTTGGTTTGCCCTGCAAATCACTTTTTTTCTGGTGCTTTACACGCACACCGAGGCCATCGGCACGTGGACCCGCTGGCAGGTGGTGATGCTGGTGGGCGCCAGTCATTTCATCCAGCAAGTTTTCACGGCGTTGTTTCTCAACAACTGCGTCCAGCTTTCCGAGCACGTCCGCACCGGGCGCCTGGATTTCCTGTTGCTGCTGCCGGTGAACACGCGCTTTGTGGTTTCCCTGCGGCACGTGGACCTGGGCAGTTTCGTCAACGCCGCCACCGCCGTGGTGGTGATGGGGTATGCGGCCCGCCAACTGGGCCTCAGCCCCACGGTAGCCGAGCTGGCAGGTTTTGGCGTGCTGCTGGTGGCGGGCATCCTGATTCATTACTCATTGATGTACATGCTGGCCTGCATCAGTTTCTGGACGGTCCGCGCCCAGGGCATTGTCTGGAGTTATTACAACTTGTTCAACCTTGCCCGGTTTCCTGACGAGGCTTTTCGCGGCCTTTTCAAGGTGGCCTTCACCTACGCCCTGCCGGTGCTGTTGGTGGTCAACGTGCCAGTGAAGATGCTGGTGGACAAATTGCGTTCCCCGTGGGAGCTGCTGCTGCTTCTGGGCATGAGCCTGCTGCTGCTGTGGATTTCGGAAAAATTCTGGCGGCTTTCGCTGCGCCATTACACCAGCGCCAGCGCGTGA
- a CDS encoding MFS transporter, translating to MHANTTSDGPRSGGTFDGVTPYHWLLVIIASCGWLFDCMDQRLFILARQPALTELAAHEYTQKRYCSACGVPIKDKARSEICADCQKTGRTSPPAGQPATPAPEKLKEVKARDAKNYGGWATTCMIIGWATGGIFFGMMSDKWGRVKTMVATLLVYSGFTGLSGLAQTWEQFMAFRFLVGLGVGGMFGAATTLVAESVPTNFRSVALGSLQALSATGNITGSLISLAIPPSAENFWGPYAGWRVLFFVGILPALLAIPMIFILKEPEAWKKAKEAAKLGHKDKQVGSPVEMLQHPRWRRHALIGLLLGVSGMIGLWGIGFFSPELISEALKGDYPARTVDTVKSWGTALQDAGAFVGMMVFTVLASRWGRKPAFFVSFLSCLVVVALVFNFLRKPTDAYWMLPLLGFATLSVFAGYSIYFPELFPTRLRGTGVGFCYNTVRYLAAPAPALFGYLTTLMEFRLVATLMCSVFLIGLVALIWAPETKGQPLPED from the coding sequence ATGCACGCAAACACGACATCCGACGGGCCACGCAGTGGCGGCACTTTTGACGGCGTCACCCCCTATCACTGGCTGCTGGTCATCATTGCCTCCTGCGGCTGGTTGTTTGACTGCATGGACCAGCGCCTGTTCATCCTGGCCCGCCAGCCGGCGCTCACCGAGCTGGCCGCGCACGAATACACCCAAAAGCGGTATTGCAGCGCCTGCGGTGTGCCCATCAAAGACAAGGCGCGCAGCGAGATTTGCGCTGATTGCCAGAAAACCGGCCGCACTTCCCCCCCGGCCGGCCAGCCCGCGACACCCGCCCCGGAAAAACTCAAAGAGGTCAAGGCTCGGGACGCGAAAAACTATGGCGGCTGGGCCACCACCTGCATGATTATCGGCTGGGCCACCGGCGGGATTTTCTTCGGGATGATGAGCGACAAATGGGGGCGCGTGAAGACGATGGTGGCCACGCTGCTGGTGTATTCCGGGTTTACGGGACTCTCGGGCCTGGCCCAAACGTGGGAGCAATTCATGGCGTTTCGTTTTCTGGTGGGGCTGGGGGTGGGCGGCATGTTTGGCGCGGCCACCACGCTGGTGGCCGAGAGTGTGCCCACCAATTTCCGTTCGGTGGCGCTTGGCTCCCTGCAGGCCCTGTCCGCCACGGGCAACATCACCGGCTCCCTGATTAGTCTGGCCATTCCTCCCAGCGCGGAAAACTTCTGGGGGCCCTATGCCGGCTGGCGGGTGTTGTTTTTTGTGGGCATCCTGCCGGCGCTGCTGGCCATCCCCATGATTTTCATTTTGAAAGAGCCGGAAGCCTGGAAAAAAGCCAAGGAAGCCGCCAAGCTGGGACACAAAGATAAACAGGTGGGTTCACCCGTGGAAATGCTGCAGCATCCGCGCTGGCGGCGTCATGCCTTGATTGGCCTGCTGTTGGGGGTTTCGGGCATGATTGGCTTGTGGGGCATCGGCTTCTTTTCGCCGGAGCTGATTAGCGAGGCGTTGAAGGGGGATTACCCGGCCCGGACAGTGGACACCGTCAAGAGCTGGGGCACCGCGTTGCAGGATGCCGGCGCCTTTGTGGGCATGATGGTCTTCACGGTGCTGGCCTCGCGCTGGGGGCGCAAACCGGCGTTTTTCGTCTCGTTCCTGTCATGCCTGGTGGTGGTCGCGCTGGTGTTCAATTTCCTGCGCAAACCCACCGATGCCTACTGGATGCTGCCGTTGCTGGGATTTGCCACCTTGTCCGTGTTCGCCGGCTATTCCATTTATTTCCCGGAATTGTTCCCCACCCGCCTGCGTGGCACGGGCGTGGGATTCTGCTACAACACCGTGCGCTATCTGGCAGCGCCCGCTCCGGCCCTGTTTGGTTATCTGACCACGTTGATGGAATTCCGCCTGGTCGCCACCCTCATGTGCAGCGTTTTTCTCATTGGCCTGGTGGCCCTGATTTGGGCGCCGGAAACCAAAGGCCAACCGCTGCCGGAGGATTAA
- a CDS encoding DEAD/DEAH box helicase, giving the protein MGFKQFGLSPALNQGVQAMGYTDPTPIQLRAIPLLMEGKDVIGSAQTGTGKTAAFALPILHHLGEPADGPRALILEPTRELAAQVETAFRDLARFTRLRVAVVYGGVGYGAQLAALRAGVDVLVATPGRLLDHLERRAVRLDRVQFLVLDEADRMLDMGFLPDVRRIVERCPRKRQTALFSATIPPEIETLIQWAMRQPVTVEVGVRRRPAETVKHVIYPVSDYQKTDLLLALLERVNYDSVIIFCRTRERADHVAALLKRHQHAVAVLHSNRTQMEREQALRGFRDGRYEVLVATDIAARGLDIANVSHVINYDVPQHPEDYVHRIGRTGRAEQAGDAFTLMVAEDMMHVQAIERFIGQKIPRVRLEGFEYKYTALFEQDKPGASTAPVKVRGARVSGGYYFGPVRRRRR; this is encoded by the coding sequence ATGGGTTTCAAGCAGTTTGGACTTTCCCCTGCCCTCAACCAGGGGGTGCAGGCCATGGGGTACACCGATCCGACGCCGATTCAACTCCGCGCCATCCCGCTCCTCATGGAGGGCAAGGATGTCATCGGCAGCGCGCAGACGGGCACAGGCAAAACCGCCGCTTTTGCCCTGCCGATTCTCCATCACCTGGGCGAACCGGCGGACGGCCCGCGCGCGTTGATTCTGGAACCGACCCGCGAGCTGGCCGCGCAGGTGGAGACGGCTTTCCGGGATTTGGCGCGTTTCACCCGGTTGCGCGTGGCCGTGGTCTATGGCGGCGTGGGTTACGGGGCGCAACTGGCGGCCTTGCGCGCCGGGGTGGATGTGCTGGTGGCCACGCCCGGGCGGCTGCTGGACCACCTGGAGCGCCGCGCCGTACGGCTGGACCGCGTGCAGTTTCTGGTGCTGGACGAGGCGGACCGGATGCTGGACATGGGGTTTTTGCCGGATGTCCGGCGCATTGTGGAACGTTGTCCCCGCAAACGCCAGACGGCCCTGTTTTCCGCCACCATTCCGCCGGAAATTGAGACGCTCATCCAATGGGCCATGCGCCAGCCAGTGACGGTGGAGGTGGGCGTCCGGCGCCGGCCGGCGGAGACGGTCAAGCATGTCATCTATCCGGTCAGCGATTACCAAAAAACGGATTTGTTGCTGGCCCTGTTGGAGCGGGTCAACTACGATTCGGTCATCATTTTCTGCCGCACCCGGGAGCGGGCCGACCACGTGGCCGCCCTGCTCAAGCGCCATCAACATGCCGTGGCGGTGCTGCATTCCAACCGCACGCAGATGGAGCGCGAGCAGGCCCTGCGCGGTTTCCGCGACGGCCGTTATGAGGTATTGGTGGCCACCGATATTGCCGCCCGCGGGCTGGACATCGCCAATGTCAGCCACGTCATCAATTACGATGTGCCCCAACATCCGGAGGATTACGTGCACCGCATCGGCCGCACCGGCCGCGCCGAGCAGGCGGGGGACGCCTTCACCCTCATGGTGGCGGAGGACATGATGCACGTGCAGGCCATCGAGCGCTTCATCGGCCAGAAGATTCCCCGCGTGCGCTTGGAGGGATTTGAATACAAGTACACCGCCCTGTTTGAGCAGGACAAGCCGGGAGCCTCGACGGCCCCGGTCAAAGTGCGCGGCGCGCGCGTGAGCGGAGGATACTACTTTGGCCCTGTCCGCCGCCGGCGGCGGTGA
- a CDS encoding Gfo/Idh/MocA family protein, which translates to MTNDSTLHCSPHGSLAMNQTRPLNRRRFLQATTLAAAAVSCPSVLAAPAAAPTVRVGCIGVGTRGGDLLNVVAQLPGVQVTAICDVYGPHRQKGLERCNNPQAKAYVDYRELLADKQVDAVVIATPDHWHCQMVLDAVKAGKDIYLEKGFSRTLDEAKLMRQALKQSRVVFQLGHQARQATCALQARELIAQGLLGPVTLVRTGRFKASDPAHPNWRWYGYYEKWDRPDPALVQKEVQWDLWLGPAPKIPWNERHFWHWRCYYAYGTGYAGDLLSHEMDFVQYLLGHGIPDTCYCAGLNALLHDDREVPDTWVATYQFEKLGRTVTFTGSMVSTASQPVEICGRDATLRFDGIAHDVTTFEIIRARHNRRSDLPAGYERGKTPAQPNHLQDWVQCIRTRGVPKCSTDEAFIEAATSLMSLVSAQERRMVRWDPVREIIV; encoded by the coding sequence ATGACAAACGACTCGACCTTGCACTGCTCGCCCCACGGCTCCCTTGCCATGAACCAGACCCGCCCCTTGAATCGCCGCCGTTTTCTGCAAGCCACCACCCTGGCGGCCGCCGCCGTTTCCTGTCCGTCCGTCCTGGCCGCTCCTGCCGCCGCGCCGACTGTGCGCGTGGGGTGCATCGGTGTGGGCACGCGCGGCGGCGACCTCTTAAACGTGGTGGCTCAACTGCCCGGCGTGCAGGTCACCGCCATTTGCGACGTGTACGGCCCCCACCGCCAGAAGGGTCTGGAGCGCTGCAACAACCCGCAGGCCAAGGCCTATGTGGATTACCGTGAGCTGCTGGCGGATAAACAGGTGGACGCCGTGGTGATTGCCACCCCCGACCACTGGCATTGCCAGATGGTGTTGGATGCTGTCAAAGCCGGCAAGGACATCTACCTGGAGAAAGGGTTTTCCCGCACGCTGGACGAGGCGAAATTAATGCGCCAGGCCCTGAAGCAAAGCCGGGTGGTCTTCCAGCTTGGCCACCAGGCGCGCCAGGCCACCTGCGCCCTCCAGGCCAGGGAGCTCATCGCGCAAGGCCTGTTGGGGCCGGTGACCCTCGTGCGCACCGGGCGCTTCAAAGCCTCGGACCCCGCCCATCCCAACTGGCGCTGGTATGGCTATTACGAAAAATGGGACCGCCCCGACCCGGCCCTGGTGCAAAAGGAGGTGCAGTGGGATTTATGGCTCGGCCCTGCCCCCAAAATCCCCTGGAATGAACGGCATTTCTGGCATTGGCGTTGTTATTACGCTTATGGCACTGGCTATGCCGGCGACCTGTTGTCCCATGAAATGGACTTTGTTCAATACCTCCTGGGGCATGGCATACCAGACACCTGCTATTGCGCCGGCCTGAATGCCTTGTTGCACGACGACCGCGAAGTGCCGGACACGTGGGTGGCCACCTATCAGTTTGAAAAACTGGGACGCACCGTCACCTTCACCGGCAGCATGGTCTCCACCGCCAGCCAGCCGGTGGAAATCTGCGGCCGGGACGCCACCCTGCGCTTCGATGGCATCGCCCACGATGTCACCACCTTTGAAATCATCCGCGCCCGCCACAACCGGCGCAGCGACCTGCCCGCAGGTTATGAGCGCGGCAAGACGCCCGCCCAGCCCAATCACCTGCAGGACTGGGTCCAGTGCATCCGCACGCGCGGCGTGCCCAAGTGCTCGACGGACGAAGCCTTCATCGAGGCCGCCACCAGCCTGATGTCCCTGGTCTCCGCGCAAGAGCGGCGCATGGTGCGCTGGGACCCGGTGCGCGAAATCATTGTTTAA